A stretch of DNA from Alphaproteobacteria bacterium:
ACTTCGAGCCGCTGACGGCGGAGGCCTTTCCGGCGGCGTCGCATGAGCCAATCGCCGACGCCGCCGCGGACTCCAGCGTCCGCACGGGCGTCGCCGACGCGCTGGCCGGGCACGGCGTGCCCGACCCCCTGGTCCGGTGGCTGGCCGAAGCGGCAGGCAGCCTGTCGGACCTGCCGGCCGAGCTGGCGCTGGCCGCCGCCCTGGAGGATCGGCTCCAGTTCGGCGGCGCCCCGTTCCGGCCGAGCCTGCGGCCGATCGTGCTGGTCGGACCGCCCGGCGCCGGCAAGACGACAACCGCCGCCAAGCTCGCCGCCCAGGCCGTGGTCAACGGCGCCGCCGTCGACCTGATGGCGGCCGACACGGTGAAGACCGGCGCCGTCGAGCAGCTGGCGGGACTTGCCCGGCACATGCAGCTGACGGTCGAGACCGGCGACAATCTCGCCGCGCTGGCCGCCGGCTGGCGCCAGCGCCGCGCGGCGCACGAGGCCGCCGGCAGGCCGGTGCAGGCGATCGTCGACACCACCGGCGCCAATCCCTACGACCCCGAGGACCTCGCCCGCATCGGCGCCCTGATCGCCGGCGTGCGCGGCCACGGCGTGCTGGTGCTCGGCGCCGGCGGCGACCCGCTGGAGCAGGCCGACATCGCCTGCGCCTTCGCCGAGGCCGGCGCCACCCACCTGATCGTCACGCGCGTCGATGCGGCGCGGCGCCTCGGCGGCCTGCTGACCGCGGCGGCCGCGCGCGCAGACGGCCGCAGCCTGAAGTTCTGCGGCGTCGGCATCTCGCCGCGAATCGGCAACGGGCTCAGGCCCATCACCCCCGTCAGCCTGGCGAAGCTGCTGCTCGACCCGTTCGAGGCCGGCAGCGTCCAGGACTGGTCTTCGCTCAGCCAAGAGGAATGCGCATGACACCGCTGCAGCGTGCTACGGCCATGGCGGACTTCGCCCCGGATCGCATCGTCGCCGTCGCCTCCGGCAAGGGCGGCGTCGGCAAGACCTGGTTTTC
This window harbors:
- a CDS encoding zeta toxin family protein, which translates into the protein FEPLTAEAFPAASHEPIADAAADSSVRTGVADALAGHGVPDPLVRWLAEAAGSLSDLPAELALAAALEDRLQFGGAPFRPSLRPIVLVGPPGAGKTTTAAKLAAQAVVNGAAVDLMAADTVKTGAVEQLAGLARHMQLTVETGDNLAALAAGWRQRRAAHEAAGRPVQAIVDTTGANPYDPEDLARIGALIAGVRGHGVLVLGAGGDPLEQADIACAFAEAGATHLIVTRVDAARRLGGLLTAAAARADGRSLKFCGVGISPRIGNGLRPITPVSLAKLLLDPFEAGSVQDWSSLSQEECA